The following proteins are encoded in a genomic region of Arachis ipaensis cultivar K30076 chromosome B02, Araip1.1, whole genome shotgun sequence:
- the LOC110269276 gene encoding probable WRKY transcription factor 19 codes for MDKDEVIDILNGCGYSTEIGISVLREPSLVTIDSKNKLRMHYLLRDMGREIIRENLPLPEERSRLWNPEEVLDVLSKDMGTKAIQGLALKLSRMKPIHLKTNAFRKMKRLRLLQLGGVQLDGDFKYLSTDLRWLSWHGCSSEYTTIGFDQGNLVAIDFRYSNLQLVWKKRQVRLFMM; via the exons ATGGACAAAGACGAAGTAATTGATATATTGAATGGCTGTGGATATTCTACTGAAATTGGGATCAGTGTTCTCAGGGAACCATCTCTTGTAACAATTGACTCTAAGAACAAACTTAGAATGCATTATTTGTTGCGAGATATGGGAAGAGAAATCATTCGTGAGAATCTACCTTTACCCGAAGAACGCAGTAGATTATGGAATCCAGAAGAAGTTCTTGATGTCTTATCAAAAGACATG ggAACAAAAGCTATTCAGGGACTTGCTTTGAAGTTGTCAAGGATGAAACCAATTCATTTGAAGACCAATGCTTTTAGGAAGATGAAGAGACTAAGATTGCTTCAACTTGGTGGTGTACAACTCGATGGAGACTTTAAATACCTCTCAACCGATCTTCGATGGTTGTCCTGGCATGGATGTTCTTCAGAATATACAACTATAGGTTTTGATCAAGGAAACTTAGTTGCCATTGACTTCAGATATAGCAATCTCCAGCTAGTATGGAAGAAGAGGCAGGTACGATTATTTATGATGTAA